ATGTTGCGAGGTTTGCGAATAATAATCCAAATATTGCTATAATAGTTTCTTTTATAGATTTTCTTGATAAATAGGTTAAAAAACCTATCATAACTATAGAAAAAGCAAGTACAGAGAAAAATTGTTTTTCAATTATATACATAAGTCTATATAATGCTTTTGAACTTCCTAAGAATCTGTTTATATATTGTTGAACAGAATCATAAAAGTATTTCATTCCATTATTTTTATTTAAATTAATTGAAGGAGTTACATATACAATAAAATATTCTTTCCCTTCTTTGTTTATTAATATATTCTTTCTTAAACTTTCTGGTATTAATTCAGTAATACCAAGTATAAAATCTTTTTCATCATTAGAATTGGCAGCTAAATCAATTATTTTTAAGGTTTCTGAATATATACCATATTTTTTTAATACAGCAACAGTAAAAGGGTCATTTACTATTTTTGATATTTCTTGTGTTTTTAATTTGATTTTTTCAAAATCACCTAATTGTTTTTTTAGTATATCTAAATAACTTTCAACTTTTGATATATAAGGTGATTTTTTTAATTCATCAATTATTTTTTGTGAATCTTCGTCAATTGCAATAATAAATTGTAATTCATTAAATAAAGAGTTTCCGAAATGTTCAGCTATATCATTAAATGTTTTACTGCTTTCTGAATTCGTAGGTGCTAATCCTGGTGGTGTATATGAGAAATTAGAGAAATTATTAAAACCAAAAAATGAGAAGAATATTATGAAAATAAAAATAAAAGGTATAATTATTTTTCCTCTTTTTGGTATCCAAACTCCTAACTTTTGGAACCAAATGTTTATTTTATTTTCTCTATATGTTTTTAATATTATATGTCTGAATGGATAAAATGTAATTGGAGCTATAAAAATCATAATAATACCAAATACAAATAAACCCAAACTACTTATTATAGCCATTTCAGTAAAAGCAGGCAGGTTAATAAAAACAAGTGAAATAAAAACTAATATAGTTGTTAAAACACCATATATAATAGGAATTAAAACTGTTTCATAGGTTATAGCAAGAGCTTCTATATAATTTTTTCTTTCCTTAAACTCGGTTATTAATCTACTGGTTATATGTATTCCATAATCTATACCTAATCCTAATGTAATTGCTGCTACAAAAGAAGTTAAAATATTTAATTCTTTAAAAATAATAGCAGATAATCCTAAAGTTATTCCTACAGATAAGATTAAATTTAAAAAAACAATAATAGTACTTGTTATATTTCCAAAAGTAATATAAAAAATTATCATTATTAATATTATTGATAGATATGTAGTAATAGAAAAATCAAATGAAACTGTTTTATTAGCTTCATATGAATATATATAAGAACCCGTTAATCCTGTTTTTATATTATATTCTGTATTTATTGAATTTAGAATATTTTTTACTTTAGGAATTATGGTATCAACGAAATCTAAATTAGAAGTAGGTTCAACAAATGTAACACCCATAACCATAATTTTTTTATCTGGAGATAATGTATAATATCCTAATAATGGATCTGTTTGTTTTGATGCTTCAAAATTATCATTTAATTTATTTAAGAGATGCAAGGTTCCATTTATATACTCAAAAGATTTAAAATCATATGGATTTATATTAGAAAATGATTCAAAAGTATTGTTTATATTATTTACTAATTCATCAATTAAATTAGAATTTGAAACATTTAAAAAACCATATGATAGTAATAATGAAACATCAGTTTTGGCTAAATCTTTAAATCCATTTAAATTTTTCATTTTCTCTTGGAATTCTAAAGCCAATCTCCTATAATCAGTGTCATCATTTAAATAAAAAGCAACAATCATTATTTCTGATTCTGATTGATTTTTAGCTTCTTCTTTAAATGATATAACTATTGGATCATCTTTTGGTAAAAGTTCTAATAGGTCAGAATTAATTTTTAAATTAGTAATATTATATATAATGGAAATAGCGAGTATAAAAAATAATAGTAATATCCATTTATAATTTTTTGTTAGAAATTCTGAAAGTAATAAATATTTCTTTTTCATTTTATCATCTCCAGAGCATTAAATATACTAAGGTATCAATTGAAATTCCAAATATTATTGAATAATAGTTTTTATTTAGTATGTCTATTTTCATCTTTAATAATTCCATCCATATGAAAGGGAAAATAAAATAATAGTATATTGAATAATTAGAAAGGATACTAAAAAATCCTAAAAATAATAGTGGCGATGAAGAAAGAATATAATATGGAAATATTTTTCTAAATTCATATATGTCATAAAAGAAGGCTCTTATAACATTATTTATAAATATTAAAGAAATAAGGAAAAATGATTTTATAAAAAATCCATATATAGTTAGATTTCTAAATATTGGAGAAAACCAAAAGAAGAATAAAATAATAAATCCAATATTTATGTTGTAAAAAGGTACTTCTTTTATTTTTTGTGGTGAGAATATTATTTTAAATATATAATTAAACATCAATGCATTCCTCCAGTATATACTTTCATATCGTACATAACATTTATTCCTAATTCTTCAAATACCTCTAATAATGGTTTAACACCAGGGTTATCAATAATATTATAATCTAATATTATACCATTTTCTTTTTTTAAATTAGCAATAAAATCACTTTTAAATGAATAAGATTTATAAGTACTTTCATCCATTACATAATATTTTAGTTTTAAAAAACTTAATTCTTCTAATGATAATTTTGATAGGTCTATTACTGCAATAGTTGGATAATTAATCAATGTAAAGTTTTTTGAATACGAAATATTTTTTACTAAGTCTAATCCATAGAAAGATAATTCTTCTTTATATTCTTGAATTGAAGAGTCTAATGATTTTAAAGTTATTTTTAACTCATTATATGTTTCGGAATTTATTACTGCAATATAAACATGATTATTTATATAATCTATATTTATTTTACCCACAAAAATTCCTAAATCATCAATAACAAAAAATATTTTTGAAGTGTTTTTAAAATTTTGTATTTTTGAAATTATACCACTTTTAATCCCATTATGATAATTATTAATTTCATAAATGGGAATAGTATCCCTTATAATATCTTGTTTTTCTATGTTTCCAAATAAGTAGTAAGTAATTATACTTAATAAAAGAATGGTAATAGAAAAAACTATTACCATTCCATAAATTCTCATCAATTATCTTCCTCTGATTTTAAAATTTCAACAGCCTTTAATAATTGTAAATCATTTTCTAAATCAATTACCGCTTCAAAAGTTGTTGTATTTTTTGCTTCTAATTGTTCTACATCTTTTATTTCTTTTTCAGGATTATCTATTTCAACATCAGGATTAATTCCTTTTAAATGAATATCATTTCCACTTGGAGTGAAATAATGTCCTATAGGTAACCAAACTTCTCCACCGTTAGATAATGGTATAGGTCTTTGAACAGCAGCTTTACCATATGTAGTTTTTCCTACAATTGTAGCTATTTTATTATCTTTTAATGCACCTGTCAATATTTCAGATGCTGAAGCAGATGATTTATTAACTAAAACAACAATTGGTAATTTATCTACAAAATCAAAATGTTCATATGTTTTAGGTTTTATTATTTCCTCAGAACCATCAAAATATCTTACAGTTACTATTGTTTTATCTTTAATAAACATACTTGCTATATCTATAGCTACGTTTAAAAATCCACCAGGGTTATTTCTTAAATCTAAAACTAAACCATTTACATTTTCTTTTTCAACAGCTTTTAAAGCTTTTTGCATTTCAGACGCGCTTTTTTCTGCAAAGTTAGTTAATTTAATATATCCTATTTTAAAATCATCACTTGAAAAAACTTTATATTTTGCAGTAACTGTTTCAATTTTTGCTCTAATTAAAGTAATCTTTTTTGTTTCTTCCCAACCTTCTCTAAATATTTCTATTTGTACTTTAGTACCAGGAGTCCCTCTCATTTTATTAACAGCACCTATATAACCTATTTCAGATACTGGTGATCCATCAACGCTAATTATTAAATCATCAGCTTGAAGCCCTGCTTCATATGCAGGTGTTCCAACCATAGGACTGACTATTCTAATAGCTTCTAATTTTGAATCATAACTTACTAAAATACCTAAACCACCATACTCTCCAGATTCTTCAATTTTACTTTCAGTAACTTGTTGTGAATCTAAATACCAAGCAAAGGGATCATTTAATCCTTCAACTAAACCTTTTAATGTAGAATCTAAAATTTTGTCATAATCAACTTTATCTTTTTCATAATATATATTATTTATATAATATAATAATGTATATATTGGTTCTTGGAATTTCTCTAGATACAATTTCTCTATATCTTTAGTATTATTGGTATTTGCCCATAATAATACAAATGAAAAAATAATAAGTAATACTGTAATAATGCTTTTAGTTCTTCTTGACAAAAAAATCGCTCCCTTCCTAATAAAATTAATATTTAAATGTACTTCTACCTATAAACTCTCTAATAATAGATGTTCTTGGAATCTCTTCTAATTCTGTAATAGGTAAAAAATAATCTAAGAATTTTAATAATCTTTTTGCTTCTGAATATTCCGAATGACAATTATCAACAGATAATAATAAAGGTTCAGCAAATATTTTTAATACAGAAAGTTCATATATTAAATTTGAATTAAACATGACATCTGCTTCTTCTTGGTATGGGAATATGTTTCTTTCTTCACCTCTTCTAACACTTGGCCACATTTTTAATGTAGCTAAAGCATTATGGCCTCTAAATTTGAAATCTCTAACTATTCTTCTAATTAATCTAGTATCTGTTGTGGTAATTCTATTCATAGAATCCAAATTCATTTGAGTTAATGCACTAACATATATCTTATATTTATAATCCCTTGGGATACTAGCGGTTAATGTTTCATTTAATCCGTGAATTCCTTCAACAATGAGTATTTGTCCTGGTTCTAATTTTATTTTTTTGCCACTTGGAAGGCTTTTTCCATGAACGAAATCAAATTTAGGTAATTCAACTTCTTCACCATTTAATAATTTTGTTAGATGCATATTAAAGAGATCTAAGTTTAAAGCATGAATTGATTCAAAATCATAATTACCATTTTCATCTTTAGGTGTTTTTTCTCTATCTACAAAATAATCATCTAATGATATAGGAATAGGTTTTAATCCGTTTACTTTTAATTGTAAAGATAATCTTTTAGCAGAAGTTGTTTTTCCAGATGATGAAGGACCAGCAATTAGAATTAACTTAACATTTTTTCTTTTAATTATATCATCAGCTATTTGAGCATATTTTTTTTCATGAAGAGCTTCGGATACACGTATTAATTCTATAACATCATTTGGACCTTTAGATATTAATTCATTTAATTCTCCCACAGTACTTACTTCTAATATTTTTAACCATTCTTTATACTCATTAAATGTATACGATAATTTAGGGAAATGCTTATATTCAGGTATTCTATTTGGTGATTTTGGTGTTGGATGTATAATAACAAATCCATTGTCAATAGCGATTAAATCAAATTGATCAGTATAACCAGTAGATGGAGGCATGTACCCATAAAAATAATTAAAATATTTATCACAAATATATATATTGACTTTATCTTTTTTTCTATATTTAAATAAGTCAGACTTATCTTTCAATCCAACATTTTCAAACATTTTCATTGCTTTAAATTTATTAATTGTCTTTTTATTAAAAGGTAAATCCTTTTGTACATATTCTATCATTTTCTCTTTTAAAATTTCAAGTTTTTTTTGTGAAGGTTTCCCGCTTTTTAATTCACAGTATAATCCATCTCCAATTGAATGATGTACATATAATTTATCATCAGGATATAATTCTTTTAAAGACATATATAATAGGTATAAAACACCTCTTTGGTATATTCTGAATCCATCTATAGTGGAAACGTCTAATAGTTCTAATTTCCCAGAATCTTCTATTACTTTACCTAATTCTTTTATGTTATTATTGTGTTTTACAGCTAATATTTTTAATGGATGTTGAATATTTTTTATAGCTTCTAAATAGGTTGTTCCCTTTTCAACATATATAGATTTATCATTGATTGTTAATTCGTATCTCACATTATCCCTCCTCTTGAATTTATTTTTTTGTAATAATCTTATTTTATTTTAGAAACATGGAGATGTTGACAAAATGAAAAAATATGATATAATAATTACTGTGATTGGGGCGTGGCCAAGCGGTAAGGCGGCGGATTTTGGCTCCGTTATTCGGTGGTTCGAATCCATCCGCCCCAGCCAGAGCCGGCATAAGCCGGCTTTTTTTATTTCCCATGACTATTATATCATAGTTAAACATAATATTATATCATATTATATGAAAAAGTTAATTTAATCCATCCTTATTGATAGGATGGATTTTTTTATATATCTTTGATATATTAATTTAGTGTAAAAAATAATAAAATATTTTTTGATGAATTATTTTTTCTTTTGTTTTGAAAAATTAACGTGATATAATGTTATATATATAAACTTAATAATGGAGTGATTTTATGAGAAAAGGTTTAGTTATTATATTCACTTTGATTATTATAGTTTCTTTTTCGGAGTATATAAAAATTGGTGTATATGGCTTTGAAGATAATAATTATTACAATAGCATTATTGAGTCTTATCTTTCAAGAAAAGATAATGTTATTGTGGTAGATAGAAGGAATATTGATTTGATTATTCAAGAGCAAAAATTAGAGTTACTAGGTATTACAGAAAAGACAGCTGGAGAGTTTATAGGAATATCTAATTTAGATTATTTAGTTATTTGTAAAGAATATGATAATTCAGTTTTTATAGAATTTGTTGATAAGCAAGGAAAGATTATATACAGTAATGTTTTAAAAGGAAACATTGAAAAAGCATTAAAAAAAGAATTATCTTCTTTAGTTTTTATTATTGATGATAATGTTATTGTAAAAGTTAGGGATGTAATTGATGATTTTCAAAATACTAAATACTTATCCTTTAAAGGAACAATTTCATTTTTTGAACCATATATAGGTTTAGATATGGGTTATTACATATACGATAGCATAGCAATAGGATTATCAGGAGAATTAAATGTGATAGGATATCCATTATCAAGGTGGAATGTAGAAGGATATGTAAAATATAATGTCAATAATATATATTCAAAATTTGGTTTAGGTTATCACAATGATATATACAACATAGCAAATACAATATACTATTTAACAATTAATCCTGGCTATGAATTAAATAATTTTAGTATAGAATTACCTTTAAAAGTAGGATATAACTTAGGTAAATTAATTTTAGATCCTGGTTTGAATTTATTTATTGGAATAAAATTCTAGAATCTAAAAAAGTAAAAAATAAATTATTATATATCGGGGGATGATCAAATGAGAAAGAAGATAGTATTGGTGATGATTGTATTTATAGGGATATTAATCACATCATGTATGAACTTAAATAATCCACCAACAATACCAAATAATCCAGTGCCTGCAGATAAGGCAAAAGATGTTCCCGTTAATACAACATTAAGTTGGAATGCTACAGATCCAGATAAGGATATACTAATATACAAAGTATATTTTGGCGAAAATAGCAATCCACTATTTGTTAATAAGGGACAAGTGGATAACAAATATAATCCTGGAATATTAAAATATAATACAACATACTATTGGAAAATAGTTGTGTCTGATGGAAAAGGTGGAGAAACTTCATCACCTGTTTGGAGTTTTACAACAGAAAGGAACAATCCGCTTGTAAAACCTAATACTGAAGTTCCTACAAATGGTTCAATGAATATAGAAATAACCCCATATTTTAGCTGGAGATCATCAGATCCTGAAGATGATCCAATAACATATGATTTTTATTTTGGTGAAAGTATAGAAACGTTAGAATTATATAAGTCTAAATTAGAAAAATCTAATTATAATATGACAGACAGAGTTTTGAATTATAATACTAAATATTATTGGAAAATAGTAGCTAAAGATAGTAAAGGGTTCAAGACAGAAGGAGATATATGGTCATTCACTACTAAACCACAAAACACAGCACCAGAATTAGAAATAACTTATCCAGAAAATAATTCAACAAATATAGAATTAAATCCAACAATCACATGGAGTGCAACAGATAATGAAAATGATGAAATTAAATACAAAGTATATATAAATGGAGAATTAAAAGCGGATAATTACACATCAAAATCATATCAATTATCCAACTTAAATACTAATACAACATACACAGTAAAAATAATAGCAATAGATGAATATAATGCAACAAGAGAAAAAACAATATCATTTACAACAACAAAAGCACCAACAATATCATTAAATAAACCAGATAATAATTCCATAGTAATAGGAAAAGAAATAACATTATCATGGACAGCAAGTGATCCAGATAATGATGCTTTGACATTTGATATATATTTAGATAAAAACACTAACCCAATAACAAAAGTAAAATCAGATATAACAGAAACAATTACAACAGTAACAGTAACTGATTATGGTACATACTATTGGAAAGTGGTGGCCAAAGATGTTAAGGAAGCTAAAACTGAAAGTATTGTATATTCATTTACTACCAAAATTAATCAATGGCAAAAAACTTTTGGAGGTTCAGATTTGGATTCTGCACACTCAATCGAACAAACAACAGATGGAGGATTTATTGTTGCTGGATACACAAAGTCAAATGATGGAGATGTTACAGGAAATCATGGATTATATTCATATGATTATTGGATAATAAAGCTAGATGAGAATGGAAATTTAGAATGGCAAAAAACTTTTGGAGGTTCAGATTCGGATTCTGCACACTCAATCGAACAAACAACAGATGGAGGATTTATTGTTGCTGGATACACAAAGTCAAATGATGGAGATGTTACAGGAAATCATGGAGGAGCAGATTATTGGATAATAAAATTAGATTCAAACGGTAATTTAGAATGGCAAAAAACTTTTGGAGGTTCAAATTGGGATTATGCACAATCAATCGAACAAACAACAGATGGAGGATTTATTGTTGCTGGATACACATGGTCAAATGATGGAGATGTTACAGGAAATCATGGATTATATTCATATGATTATTGGATAATAAAGCTAGATGAGAATGGAAATTTAGAATGGCAAAAAACTTTTGGAGGTTCAGATTCGGATTCTGCACACTCAATCGAACAAACA
Above is a window of Marinitoga litoralis DNA encoding:
- a CDS encoding efflux RND transporter permease subunit, which gives rise to MKKKYLLLSEFLTKNYKWILLLFFILAISIIYNITNLKINSDLLELLPKDDPIVISFKEEAKNQSESEIMIVAFYLNDDTDYRRLALEFQEKMKNLNGFKDLAKTDVSLLLSYGFLNVSNSNLIDELVNNINNTFESFSNINPYDFKSFEYINGTLHLLNKLNDNFEASKQTDPLLGYYTLSPDKKIMVMGVTFVEPTSNLDFVDTIIPKVKNILNSINTEYNIKTGLTGSYIYSYEANKTVSFDFSITTYLSIILIMIIFYITFGNITSTIIVFLNLILSVGITLGLSAIIFKELNILTSFVAAITLGLGIDYGIHITSRLITEFKERKNYIEALAITYETVLIPIIYGVLTTILVFISLVFINLPAFTEMAIISSLGLFVFGIIMIFIAPITFYPFRHIILKTYRENKINIWFQKLGVWIPKRGKIIIPFIFIFIIFFSFFGFNNFSNFSYTPPGLAPTNSESSKTFNDIAEHFGNSLFNELQFIIAIDEDSQKIIDELKKSPYISKVESYLDILKKQLGDFEKIKLKTQEISKIVNDPFTVAVLKKYGIYSETLKIIDLAANSNDEKDFILGITELIPESLRKNILINKEGKEYFIVYVTPSINLNKNNGMKYFYDSVQQYINRFLGSSKALYRLMYIIEKQFFSVLAFSIVMIGFLTYLSRKSIKETIIAIFGLLFANLATFGVIYFLDINATFLTIISLPLIFGIGVDGYIHLFHAIDEDKSHYWHTLKAITLSFLTTISSFITFQLSRGELLKQFSLTMVIGIFIVWIMTVLLIPSFKK
- a CDS encoding S41 family peptidase codes for the protein MSRRTKSIITVLLIIFSFVLLWANTNNTKDIEKLYLEKFQEPIYTLLYYINNIYYEKDKVDYDKILDSTLKGLVEGLNDPFAWYLDSQQVTESKIEESGEYGGLGILVSYDSKLEAIRIVSPMVGTPAYEAGLQADDLIISVDGSPVSEIGYIGAVNKMRGTPGTKVQIEIFREGWEETKKITLIRAKIETVTAKYKVFSSDDFKIGYIKLTNFAEKSASEMQKALKAVEKENVNGLVLDLRNNPGGFLNVAIDIASMFIKDKTIVTVRYFDGSEEIIKPKTYEHFDFVDKLPIVVLVNKSSASASEILTGALKDNKIATIVGKTTYGKAAVQRPIPLSNGGEVWLPIGHYFTPSGNDIHLKGINPDVEIDNPEKEIKDVEQLEAKNTTTFEAVIDLENDLQLLKAVEILKSEEDN
- a CDS encoding nucleoside kinase, giving the protein MRYELTINDKSIYVEKGTTYLEAIKNIQHPLKILAVKHNNNIKELGKVIEDSGKLELLDVSTIDGFRIYQRGVLYLLYMSLKELYPDDKLYVHHSIGDGLYCELKSGKPSQKKLEILKEKMIEYVQKDLPFNKKTINKFKAMKMFENVGLKDKSDLFKYRKKDKVNIYICDKYFNYFYGYMPPSTGYTDQFDLIAIDNGFVIIHPTPKSPNRIPEYKHFPKLSYTFNEYKEWLKILEVSTVGELNELISKGPNDVIELIRVSEALHEKKYAQIADDIIKRKNVKLILIAGPSSSGKTTSAKRLSLQLKVNGLKPIPISLDDYFVDREKTPKDENGNYDFESIHALNLDLFNMHLTKLLNGEEVELPKFDFVHGKSLPSGKKIKLEPGQILIVEGIHGLNETLTASIPRDYKYKIYVSALTQMNLDSMNRITTTDTRLIRRIVRDFKFRGHNALATLKMWPSVRRGEERNIFPYQEEADVMFNSNLIYELSVLKIFAEPLLLSVDNCHSEYSEAKRLLKFLDYFLPITELEEIPRTSIIREFIGRSTFKY
- a CDS encoding Ig-like domain-containing protein: MRKKIVLVMIVFIGILITSCMNLNNPPTIPNNPVPADKAKDVPVNTTLSWNATDPDKDILIYKVYFGENSNPLFVNKGQVDNKYNPGILKYNTTYYWKIVVSDGKGGETSSPVWSFTTERNNPLVKPNTEVPTNGSMNIEITPYFSWRSSDPEDDPITYDFYFGESIETLELYKSKLEKSNYNMTDRVLNYNTKYYWKIVAKDSKGFKTEGDIWSFTTKPQNTAPELEITYPENNSTNIELNPTITWSATDNENDEIKYKVYINGELKADNYTSKSYQLSNLNTNTTYTVKIIAIDEYNATREKTISFTTTKAPTISLNKPDNNSIVIGKEITLSWTASDPDNDALTFDIYLDKNTNPITKVKSDITETITTVTVTDYGTYYWKVVAKDVKEAKTESIVYSFTTKINQWQKTFGGSDLDSAHSIEQTTDGGFIVAGYTKSNDGDVTGNHGLYSYDYWIIKLDENGNLEWQKTFGGSDSDSAHSIEQTTDGGFIVAGYTKSNDGDVTGNHGGADYWIIKLDSNGNLEWQKTFGGSNWDYAQSIEQTTDGGFIVAGYTWSNDGDVTGNHGLYSYDYWIIKLDENGNLEWQKTFGGSDSDSAHSIEQTTDGGFIVAGSTRSYDGDVTGDKGDYDYWIIKLDESGNLK